GTCGTTGCTGTCGAAGTAGCGCAGGTCGCTACGCAGCGATAGGCCATCGCGCAGGGGCAGATCATGCAGCAGGCCAGCATACTGCTGGTGGTAGATGTCCTTGAGCTGGCCATAGAAATAGCTGGCGCTGAGGTTCTGTGTCAGGGCGTAGCCGGCGCCAGCGATGTTGAACTGGTTGCTGTTGAACTCGCTGCTGCGTCCCATGATGTACATGTTGTCGGCGGCGGATGAGTCCCGTGGACGGTTCTGCCACAACTGGCCAACGGTCAGGGTCAGCTTGTCGACGTCGCTGGAAGTCAGCAGGGCGCCCTGGAATGTCTGCGGCAGGAGTCGGGTGTCGTCGCGGAATACCACGGGCAGTTGTGGCTCGAGCAAGCCGATGTTCAACTGGCTTTTGGCATAGCGCACCTTAGCGGTCAGCCCGGCATGACTGAAGTTGTCCACGGGCTCATGCGATTGCGGGCCGAATGGCAAGGTACCGTCGCCGCTGCGCCCGGCTCCGGAGTCCAGCTTGACACCTAGCAGCCCTGTGGCATCCAGGCCGAAACCGACAGTGCCCTCGGTAAAGCCCGATTGCAGGCGCAGGACGAAAGCCTGGGACCAGTCGCCGGCCTGGGATTGCCGGGCATCGTGCTGGCGGAAGTCGCGCAATTGGTAGAAGTTGCGCAGGTCCAGGCGACCGCTGCTATCGTCGACGAAAGAGGCCTGAACGGCCAGGGGGAGAAGTCCGACGAGAAGCAGGGAGCGACGGGTTGCGCGCTCTATCTGGGAGGGAATGCTGTTCATGGTGGCTCCTTGTTATTCTTGTTATGCCTGCCCATCGAGCAATAGCCCCTGCTGTGCCGAAGTACGGCACAGCAGGGGTATCCGGTGAGCTGGCGGGTCAGTACACAGCCGGTACCGTCGGCGCAAAGGTGACGGCGGAGCCTTTGAAACGCTCTGCCAGATCACGAAGCGCGCGCATTAGCAGGTTGGTGTCGACACCTACTGCGACGAACCGGGCTCCCAGCTCCAGATAGTGCCGAGCGAGTCTCTCGTCGGCGCTGAGGATGCCGGCTGCCCGGCCCGCTCGCTGGATACGAACGATGGCGTCGTCGATCACGGCCTGTACTTCGGGATGGCCGGGATTACCGCGGTGGCCCATGGCGGCGCTGAGGTCGGCGGGGCCGATGAAGACGCCGTCCACGCCTTCGACGGCGACGATGGCATCGAGGTTGGCCAGGCCTTCGAGATTCTCGATCTGCACCAGCAGGCACATCTGCTCGTCGGCCTTGTCGAGGTAGCCGGGAATGCTGTTCCAGCGCGAGGCGCGGGCAAGGGCGCTGCCGACGCCACGAATGCCGGAGGGTGGATAGCGCATGGCACGGACCAGCTCGGCAGCCTGTTCGGCGCTCTCCACCATCGGCACCAGCAGGGTCTGGGCGCCGATGTCGAGCAGTTGCTTGATCAGCGCGGTATCGCCGAGTACCGGACGGATGATCGGGTGGCTGGGGTAGGGCGCTACCGCCTGCAGTTGGCCGAGCAGGCTGCGCAGGTCATTGGGTGCGTGTTCGCCGTCGATCAGCAGCCAGTCGAAGCCGGCATTGGCAGCCAGCTCGGCGCAGTACGGATCGGCCAGACCGAGCCAGAGGCCGATCTGCGCTTCGCCGGACTTCAGGCGAGCCTTGAAGTCGTTGATTGGGACGTGCATGGGAACTCCTTTCGCGAGCAAGCTTGCTCCTACGAAGAGACGGTCAGACAAATCGGCAGGCGATCGAGCCAAGCTGGTCGTAGTCGACGTGGAAGGTGTCGCCGGGCGCGGCGGCGACCGGGCGGGTGAACGAGCCGCCGAGGATGATCTGCCCGGCTTCCA
This Pseudomonas sp. ATCC 13867 DNA region includes the following protein-coding sequences:
- the hpaI gene encoding 4-hydroxy-2-oxoheptanedioate aldolase; protein product: MHVPINDFKARLKSGEAQIGLWLGLADPYCAELAANAGFDWLLIDGEHAPNDLRSLLGQLQAVAPYPSHPIIRPVLGDTALIKQLLDIGAQTLLVPMVESAEQAAELVRAMRYPPSGIRGVGSALARASRWNSIPGYLDKADEQMCLLVQIENLEGLANLDAIVAVEGVDGVFIGPADLSAAMGHRGNPGHPEVQAVIDDAIVRIQRAGRAAGILSADERLARHYLELGARFVAVGVDTNLLMRALRDLAERFKGSAVTFAPTVPAVY
- a CDS encoding OprD family porin → MNSIPSQIERATRRSLLLVGLLPLAVQASFVDDSSGRLDLRNFYQLRDFRQHDARQSQAGDWSQAFVLRLQSGFTEGTVGFGLDATGLLGVKLDSGAGRSGDGTLPFGPQSHEPVDNFSHAGLTAKVRYAKSQLNIGLLEPQLPVVFRDDTRLLPQTFQGALLTSSDVDKLTLTVGQLWQNRPRDSSAADNMYIMGRSSEFNSNQFNIAGAGYALTQNLSASYFYGQLKDIYHQQYAGLLHDLPLRDGLSLRSDLRYFDSNDDGQARSGAVDNRNLSMMFTLRGGAHSVSVAYQKMMGDNGFPTLNGYTPPYSPNLMTVQTFTLPGEKSWQLRYDYDFASLGLPGLTFMTRYARGDDIELGASLQDGHEYERDSDLAYTLQSESLKGLSLRWRNASVRTSYGPDIDENRLIANYSIPLW